One stretch of Muribaculum intestinale DNA includes these proteins:
- a CDS encoding DUF3098 domain-containing protein produces the protein MATKPFATKPGADTGTAIEREFPSQFPLMRVNFIMMIAAAVMIVLGFCLMLGGSTTTEAFNPDIFSTRRIVVGPTIAFLGFVAMAVAIVWRPKTSHVREEEV, from the coding sequence ATGGCAACAAAGCCTTTTGCAACAAAGCCCGGAGCCGATACCGGCACAGCTATCGAACGTGAGTTTCCGTCGCAGTTCCCACTGATGCGTGTCAATTTCATCATGATGATAGCGGCGGCTGTAATGATTGTGCTCGGGTTCTGTCTGATGTTGGGCGGAAGTACCACTACCGAAGCGTTCAATCCCGATATCTTCTCCACTCGCCGTATTGTTGTAGGACCTACAATCGCATTTCTTGGATTTGTGGCTATGGCAGTCGCTATAGTATGGCGTCCGAAGACCTCTCATGTCCGGGAAGAAGAGGTGTAA
- a CDS encoding undecaprenyl-diphosphate phosphatase has product MDWLDALILGVVQGLSEYLPISSSGHLEIFKQILGLDLDPDSSLEFSVMLHVATVLSTIVVLWREFYPLCVSFFTIRRDYNFYYVCKILVSCIPVAIVGLCFKDFVESFFGGDLFVVGVCLCVTALLLCFAYFFRTRPALLGHTAEGRDITWIDAFVIGCAQAVAVLPGLSRSGTTIATGILLGDNRKKMASFSFLMVIIPILGEGLLDMKKMIAPAADAVTQASGADISLTAIIVGFVAAFLVGCAACKWMISIVKKGKLVWFAVYCAVMGIVCMCW; this is encoded by the coding sequence ATGGATTGGCTTGACGCTCTTATTCTTGGCGTAGTGCAGGGATTGTCCGAATATCTGCCTATAAGCAGCAGCGGACATCTTGAAATTTTCAAGCAGATACTTGGTCTGGATCTCGATCCGGATTCTTCGCTTGAGTTCAGTGTGATGCTCCACGTCGCTACAGTGCTTAGCACTATCGTTGTGCTATGGCGCGAATTTTATCCGTTGTGTGTATCGTTCTTCACCATCAGGCGCGACTATAACTTCTACTATGTGTGCAAGATACTTGTATCATGCATACCGGTGGCTATCGTGGGCTTATGCTTCAAGGATTTTGTAGAGTCGTTCTTTGGCGGCGATTTGTTTGTGGTAGGCGTGTGTCTGTGTGTCACAGCCCTGCTTCTGTGTTTTGCCTATTTCTTCCGCACTCGTCCGGCATTGCTTGGCCATACCGCGGAGGGCCGCGACATCACATGGATTGACGCATTCGTGATAGGTTGCGCCCAGGCTGTGGCCGTACTTCCCGGTCTGAGCCGTTCGGGCACCACTATAGCTACCGGTATACTCCTTGGTGACAACCGCAAGAAGATGGCGTCGTTCTCATTCCTCATGGTCATCATCCCTATCCTCGGAGAGGGACTTCTTGACATGAAGAAGATGATTGCTCCTGCCGCCGACGCAGTGACTCAGGCTTCTGGCGCCGATATTTCACTGACAGCTATTATTGTAGGATTTGTGGCTGCGTTTCTTGTCGGATGTGCCGCCTGCAAGTGGATGATTTCCATCGTCAAGAAGGGCAAGCTCGTATGGTTTGCCGTGTATTGCGCCGTGATGGGCATCGTGTGCATGTGCTGGTAA
- the truB gene encoding tRNA pseudouridine(55) synthase TruB: MNFTKGEILYIDKPHGWTSFDAVKRLRSTLLRRLKIKKLKVGHAGTLDPLATGVMLVCTGKATKQIDTLQAHVKEYVATIALGATTPSFDLETEIDATYPTSHITRELVEETLKKFTGAIEQVPPAFSACKVDGQRAYKMARRGEEVVIRPKLLVIDEIELMEFSPESITVRVVCSKGTYIRALARDIGIALGSGGHLTALRRTRVGDVSVSDCLTVPQAVELLNTVVIESDDDSIPEN; this comes from the coding sequence ATGAATTTTACAAAAGGCGAGATTCTATATATCGACAAGCCTCATGGCTGGACTTCGTTTGACGCGGTGAAGCGCCTGAGAAGCACGCTGCTGAGACGTTTGAAAATTAAGAAACTTAAGGTCGGCCATGCCGGCACTCTTGACCCGCTCGCTACCGGGGTAATGCTCGTGTGTACCGGAAAGGCAACCAAGCAGATTGACACTCTGCAGGCTCATGTAAAGGAATATGTGGCTACGATAGCGCTCGGCGCCACCACTCCTTCGTTTGACCTTGAGACAGAGATTGACGCCACTTACCCTACGTCCCACATAACCCGCGAACTTGTGGAGGAGACGTTGAAGAAATTTACCGGCGCAATAGAGCAGGTGCCTCCGGCGTTTTCCGCATGTAAGGTCGACGGCCAGCGGGCCTATAAGATGGCTCGACGCGGCGAGGAGGTAGTGATACGTCCCAAATTGCTTGTAATCGACGAAATCGAGCTCATGGAGTTTTCTCCCGAGAGCATCACTGTAAGGGTAGTGTGCAGCAAGGGTACGTATATCCGCGCTCTGGCCCGCGATATAGGAATCGCCTTAGGCAGTGGAGGCCATCTTACGGCCCTGCGCCGCACCAGAGTAGGCGATGTGTCGGTATCCGATTGTCTGACAGTGCCGCAGGCGGTAGAGCTGCTGAATACCGTTGTCATCGAATCGGATGATGACTCCATTCCTGAGAATTAA
- the queA gene encoding tRNA preQ1(34) S-adenosylmethionine ribosyltransferase-isomerase QueA: MKLSQFKFKFPEELIATEPTPVRDEARMMVVHKSTGEIEHRIFKEIINYFDDGDVMVFNDTKVFPAKLIGNKEKTGAKIEVFLLRELNEEHKLWDVLVEPARKIRIGNKLYFGDDESMVAEVIDNTTSRGRTLRFLYDGPHEEFKEALYKLGMTPLPPYIKRESLPSDAEDYQCIFAAKEGAVVAPAAGLHFSRELLKRLEIKGVKDAYLTLHSGLGNYRDIDVEDLTKHRMDSEDMVVTQELVDIVNAAKDENRNVCAVGTSVLRGIESAVSMGGHMKTYAGWTNKFIFPPYDFTVANAMVSNFHLPYSTMLMMVCAFGGYDLVMYAYDEAIKEKYRFGAYGDAMLIVD, from the coding sequence ATGAAACTCTCACAATTCAAATTCAAGTTTCCCGAAGAACTGATTGCCACCGAGCCGACTCCCGTACGCGATGAGGCGCGTATGATGGTTGTACATAAATCTACAGGTGAAATCGAACATCGTATTTTCAAAGAGATAATCAATTATTTCGACGACGGCGATGTGATGGTGTTTAACGACACCAAGGTGTTTCCGGCCAAACTTATCGGCAACAAGGAGAAGACAGGCGCCAAGATTGAGGTATTTCTGCTGAGAGAGCTCAACGAGGAGCATAAGCTGTGGGATGTGCTTGTAGAGCCCGCCCGCAAGATACGTATAGGCAATAAACTGTATTTCGGCGACGACGAGTCGATGGTGGCCGAAGTAATCGACAATACCACTTCGCGTGGCCGTACACTGCGTTTCCTTTACGACGGGCCTCATGAGGAATTTAAGGAAGCTCTGTATAAACTTGGCATGACTCCGCTGCCTCCATATATCAAGCGCGAGTCGCTTCCGTCGGACGCCGAGGACTATCAGTGTATATTCGCTGCGAAAGAGGGTGCAGTAGTGGCTCCTGCCGCCGGTCTGCACTTCAGCCGCGAGCTTTTGAAGCGTCTTGAAATCAAGGGGGTGAAGGATGCATATCTTACGCTCCACTCCGGTCTCGGCAACTATCGCGACATTGACGTGGAGGACCTCACCAAGCATCGCATGGACTCAGAGGATATGGTTGTCACCCAGGAGCTTGTCGATATTGTAAACGCTGCAAAGGATGAGAACCGCAATGTGTGTGCGGTAGGCACATCCGTGCTCCGCGGCATTGAGAGCGCTGTAAGCATGGGCGGTCATATGAAGACATATGCCGGCTGGACCAACAAGTTCATATTCCCTCCCTACGATTTTACAGTGGCCAATGCTATGGTGAGCAATTTCCATCTTCCGTACTCCACCATGCTCATGATGGTATGCGCTTTCGGGGGCTACGACCTGGTGATGTATGCCTACGACGAGGCCATCAAAGAGAAATACCGCTTCGGAGCATACGGCGATGCCATGCTCATTGTCGATTGA